The following proteins are encoded in a genomic region of Synechococcus sp. ROS8604:
- the rlmN gene encoding 23S rRNA (adenine(2503)-C(2))-methyltransferase RlmN, translating to MINTLLGRSKSELEEWAVAQGQPAFRGRQLHDWLYAKGARDLQGITVLPKAWRASLQDEGISVGRLHEQERRVAADATTKLLLGTEDGETLETVGIPTDQRLTVCVSSQVGCPMACRFCATGKGGLQRSLAGHEIVAQVLSIREVMERRPSHVVFMGMGEPLLNIEAVLESIRCINDDLGIGQRRITVSTVGVPHTLPRLADLALQQLGRAQFTLAVSLHAPNQALREELIPTAKTYPYEALLDDCRYYLQKTGRRVSFEYILLGGVNDHPHHAAELADRVGGFQSHVNLIAYNPIEEEEFQRPTAQRIEGFRRVLERRGVAVSLRASRGLDQDAACGQLRRNRRS from the coding sequence GTGATCAACACCCTTCTCGGTCGAAGCAAGTCCGAGCTTGAGGAGTGGGCTGTCGCTCAGGGCCAGCCCGCATTTCGCGGTCGGCAGCTCCATGATTGGCTTTACGCCAAGGGGGCTAGGGATCTTCAAGGCATCACGGTGCTCCCCAAGGCTTGGCGCGCATCCCTTCAAGACGAGGGGATATCCGTGGGCCGTTTGCATGAGCAAGAGCGACGGGTCGCTGCTGATGCCACTACAAAATTGCTGTTGGGCACCGAGGACGGCGAAACCTTGGAAACGGTAGGTATTCCTACTGATCAACGCCTCACGGTCTGTGTATCGAGCCAGGTGGGATGCCCGATGGCCTGTCGTTTTTGCGCGACGGGTAAGGGAGGCTTGCAACGTTCCTTAGCGGGCCATGAAATTGTTGCCCAGGTGCTCAGTATTCGAGAGGTGATGGAGCGTCGTCCCTCCCATGTGGTGTTCATGGGCATGGGTGAGCCCCTGCTCAACATTGAGGCTGTGCTCGAGTCCATTCGCTGCATCAATGACGATCTGGGCATCGGTCAGCGTCGGATCACCGTGAGCACCGTTGGCGTGCCACACACCCTTCCCCGGCTTGCTGACTTAGCCCTCCAACAGTTGGGGCGCGCTCAGTTCACCTTAGCCGTGAGCCTTCATGCCCCCAACCAAGCCTTAAGAGAGGAGTTGATTCCCACGGCCAAAACCTATCCCTACGAGGCCCTCTTGGATGATTGTCGTTACTACCTCCAAAAGACGGGTCGGAGGGTGAGTTTTGAATACATTCTTCTGGGTGGGGTCAATGATCATCCGCACCACGCCGCGGAACTCGCCGATCGGGTGGGCGGGTTCCAGAGCCACGTGAATCTCATTGCCTACAACCCCATTGAGGAAGAGGAGTTTCAGCGACCAACAGCCCAGAGGATTGAGGGGTTTCGGCGCGTCCTGGAGCGTCGTGGCGTCGCGGTGAGTTTGCGCGCTAGCCGCGGCTTGGATCAGGATGCAGCTTGTGGACAGTTGCGTCGCAATCGACGGTCCTAG
- a CDS encoding sodium:solute symporter family protein gives MAPIDWFLLVFYLIGTLFLGLWLARRNQGEEDYFVAGRSLSGWLAGASMAATTFSIDTPLYVAGLVGTRGLAANWEWWGFGLAHVAMAVVFAPLWRRSGVMTDAAFTELRYGGATAAWLRGTKAFLLALPINCIGIGYAFLAMRKVVQALGIVSDQPVPALGGLPDTVLLLMIVAVLVLVYTVAGGLWAVVITDFVQLILAMLGAFAVAWAAIHAAGGMDALLTSLNDLGRPEVLSLVPWRWTDAGFDWIGGAGISASTFLAYLTVQWWSFRRSDGGGEFIQRMLATRDERQARLAGWVFLVVNYLLRSWLWVLVALAALVLLPDQADWELSYPALAVAYLPPVVLGLVVVSLVAAFMSTVSTSVNWGASYLTHDLYQRFVRPDASQKELLLVGQATSVLLLVLGVLTALISDSIGTVFRLVIAIGTGPGVVLVLRWFWWRINAAAELSSMVCGFFVGLATSVVPVLQISDYGLRLMVTTAITAVVWVVVMLITPPESAEVLERFVQRVQPPGPGWSRWRRRCEVEASESLQDLLTRFLLSSCVLFGALLGSGAFLLHQQVAGWSGLILTVVSLSLLWRGRHSRLAV, from the coding sequence ATGGCACCGATTGACTGGTTTTTGCTGGTCTTTTACTTAATCGGAACTTTGTTCCTCGGGCTTTGGTTGGCTCGACGCAACCAGGGTGAAGAGGACTATTTCGTTGCTGGACGCAGCTTGAGCGGTTGGTTGGCAGGCGCTTCGATGGCGGCCACCACCTTCTCTATCGACACACCGTTGTACGTGGCCGGTTTGGTGGGAACCAGAGGGCTGGCGGCGAATTGGGAGTGGTGGGGGTTTGGCCTTGCTCATGTGGCGATGGCGGTGGTGTTTGCTCCCCTGTGGCGGCGCAGCGGTGTGATGACAGACGCTGCCTTTACCGAACTCCGCTATGGAGGAGCCACGGCGGCTTGGCTGCGGGGCACAAAAGCCTTTTTGCTTGCTCTTCCGATCAATTGCATCGGCATCGGCTATGCGTTCTTGGCGATGCGAAAGGTGGTGCAAGCGCTAGGGATTGTGTCCGATCAGCCCGTTCCAGCACTTGGCGGTCTCCCCGACACGGTTCTGTTGCTCATGATCGTGGCTGTTTTGGTTCTCGTGTACACCGTGGCCGGTGGCCTGTGGGCCGTTGTGATCACTGATTTTGTTCAGCTGATTTTGGCGATGCTGGGCGCTTTTGCTGTGGCTTGGGCTGCCATCCATGCCGCTGGTGGCATGGATGCTCTGCTGACCAGCCTCAACGATTTGGGTCGTCCCGAGGTGTTGTCACTGGTTCCTTGGCGCTGGACCGACGCTGGTTTTGATTGGATTGGTGGGGCGGGCATCAGTGCTTCCACCTTCTTGGCCTACCTCACGGTGCAGTGGTGGAGTTTCCGACGCAGTGATGGCGGTGGTGAATTCATTCAAAGGATGCTTGCCACCCGCGATGAACGCCAGGCGCGGTTGGCGGGCTGGGTGTTTCTGGTGGTCAATTACCTGCTGCGCAGCTGGTTGTGGGTGTTGGTGGCCTTAGCGGCTCTGGTGCTGCTGCCCGATCAGGCCGACTGGGAATTGAGTTATCCGGCTTTAGCGGTGGCCTACCTCCCGCCTGTGGTGCTTGGCCTGGTGGTGGTCTCCTTGGTGGCGGCCTTTATGAGCACGGTGAGCACATCTGTGAACTGGGGCGCGAGTTATCTCACCCATGACCTCTATCAGCGTTTTGTCCGGCCTGACGCCTCCCAGAAAGAGCTGCTCTTGGTCGGACAGGCAACCAGCGTTCTTTTGTTGGTGTTAGGGGTGTTAACGGCTTTGATCAGTGACAGCATCGGCACCGTGTTCCGGTTGGTGATTGCGATCGGTACGGGACCTGGAGTGGTCCTGGTCTTGCGTTGGTTCTGGTGGCGCATCAATGCTGCAGCAGAGCTGTCATCGATGGTGTGTGGATTTTTTGTTGGCTTGGCCACGTCTGTGGTTCCCGTTCTTCAAATTTCGGACTACGGGCTCAGGTTGATGGTCACCACGGCCATCACCGCAGTGGTTTGGGTGGTGGTGATGTTGATCACCCCGCCGGAATCAGCGGAGGTGCTGGAGCGGTTCGTGCAGCGCGTTCAGCCCCCGGGGCCTGGCTGGAGTCGTTGGAGGCGTCGCTGTGAGGTGGAGGCCTCTGAATCGCTGCAAGATCTGCTCACTCGTTTTTTGCTGAGTAGTTGTGTTCTGTTTGGGGCGCTGCTTGGGTCGGGTGCCTTCCTTCTCCATCAGCAAGTGGCCGGTTGGTCTGGTTTGATCCTCACGGTTGTCTCCCTCTCGCTGCTCTGGCGAGGGCGGCATTCCCGTCTAGCCGTTTAG
- a CDS encoding DNA-directed RNA polymerase subunit beta' yields the protein MTSTPSKSRKSAKATKAAKAAAAAAAKSRALAKTPPPFRNRVVDKKALKQLVAWAFKHHGTAATSAMADQLKDLGFKYATQAAVSISVNDLKVPEAKQDLLAQAEELITETEESYRLGVITEVERHTKVIDTWTETNERLVDAVKKNFNDNDPLNSVWMMANSGARGNMSQVRQLVGMRGLMANPQGEIIDLPIRTNFREGLTVTEYVISSYGARKGLVDTALRTADSGYLTRRLVDVAQDVIVREDDCGTMRSIMVKGEDGRFGNRLVGRLTADQVLGADGEVIAERNIEIDPPLSKRFEAAGVTTVMVRSPLTCEANRSVCRKCYGWALAHNQLVDLGEAVGIIAAQSIGEPGTQLTMRTFHTGGVSTAESGVVRSKVEGTVEFGSKARVRPYRTPHGVNAQQSDVDFLLTIKPSGSGKPQKIEITNGSLLFVDDGQQIASDVTVATIAAGAVKKSVEKATKDVICDLAGQVSYDPTIQPREVTDRQGNITHKAQRLGRMWVLAGDVYNLPPNARPVVSAGGSVVEAQVLAEASQASEYGGAIRLREALGDSREVQIVTTSMTLRDFKLLGESTHAGEIWNLEAKDGTRYRLNTIPGSKIGNAEVIAELADDRFRTQTGGLVKFAPGLAIKKARSAKNGYEVNKGGTLLWIPQETHEINKDISLLMITDGQWIEAGTEVVKDIFSQTAGIVSVTQKNDILREIIVRSGSFHLCTEKKALERFQGDGVMVNPGEAIAKGISTETMVFVQAVETPEGTGLLLRPVEEYTIPNEAQLPDLGHVKQPNGPHLGIKATQRLAFKDNELVKSVEGVELLRTQLMLETFDTTPQMTVDVEAVPDKRAKTIERLQLVILESILVRRDTISDSSHGSTHTELQVEDGQSIKAGDVVATTQILCKQAGVAEMPEATEDEPVRRLIVERPEDTITINTSGAPVVTVGQRVVDGEELAPGQPSDCCGEVEQVSNGSITMRLGRPYMISPDSLLHVRDGDLVQRGDGLALLVFERQKTGDIVQGLPRIEELLEARRPRESSILCKKPGTVEIKQGEDDEFTTVTVIESDDAIAEYPILLGRNVMVSDGQQVKAGELLTDGPINPHELLECFFEDLRSRKPLMDAAQEAIAKLQHRLVTEVQNVYKSQGVAIHDKHIEVIVRQMTSKVRIEDAGDTTLLPGELIELRQVENTNQAMSITGGAPAEFTPVLLGITKASLNTDSFISAASFQETTRVLTEAAIEGKSDWLRGLKENVIIGRLIPAGTGFSGFEEELRAEAGPHPDILSEDPAGYRRMQNLRPDYTVDMPAAPAAKSTALLDDPSAADLEATRSRHGIEAEASNFAAFTRPDADNELAEEQVLDPAAVENLQEQGLLSDE from the coding sequence ATGACTTCCACTCCCTCCAAATCCCGCAAGTCTGCTAAGGCCACCAAGGCCGCCAAGGCTGCCGCTGCTGCCGCTGCAAAATCTCGAGCACTGGCCAAAACGCCACCTCCCTTCCGCAACCGCGTAGTGGACAAGAAGGCCCTGAAACAGCTGGTTGCTTGGGCTTTTAAGCACCATGGAACCGCTGCCACCTCGGCGATGGCGGATCAACTGAAAGATCTCGGCTTCAAGTACGCCACCCAGGCGGCCGTGTCGATTTCAGTGAATGACCTCAAAGTTCCTGAAGCCAAGCAAGACCTGTTGGCTCAGGCTGAGGAGCTGATTACTGAAACCGAAGAGTCCTACAGACTTGGGGTGATCACAGAGGTTGAGCGTCATACCAAGGTGATCGACACCTGGACTGAGACCAATGAGCGCTTGGTTGATGCTGTCAAAAAGAACTTCAACGACAACGATCCGCTCAACTCGGTTTGGATGATGGCCAACTCTGGGGCTAGGGGCAATATGTCCCAAGTCCGTCAGCTGGTGGGTATGCGCGGTCTGATGGCGAACCCGCAAGGGGAGATCATTGACCTTCCGATCCGTACCAATTTCCGAGAGGGTCTCACGGTTACGGAGTACGTGATTTCTTCGTACGGAGCCCGTAAGGGACTGGTTGATACCGCTCTCCGTACAGCTGACTCCGGCTATCTCACCCGTCGCTTGGTGGACGTCGCACAGGACGTGATCGTTCGAGAGGACGACTGCGGCACCATGCGCTCGATCATGGTGAAGGGAGAGGACGGTCGATTTGGCAATCGCCTGGTTGGTCGATTGACCGCTGATCAGGTGCTTGGTGCTGATGGTGAGGTGATTGCTGAACGCAATATCGAAATCGATCCACCGCTGTCCAAACGTTTTGAGGCAGCTGGTGTCACCACGGTGATGGTCCGCTCTCCGCTCACATGTGAAGCTAATCGCTCCGTATGCCGTAAGTGCTACGGCTGGGCTCTTGCCCACAATCAGCTGGTTGATTTGGGTGAAGCTGTTGGAATTATCGCGGCTCAATCCATTGGAGAGCCGGGTACTCAGCTCACCATGAGAACGTTCCACACCGGTGGTGTGTCAACGGCTGAGAGTGGTGTGGTGCGTTCCAAAGTGGAAGGCACCGTTGAATTTGGTTCCAAGGCAAGAGTTCGCCCCTACCGCACCCCCCATGGTGTGAATGCACAGCAGTCCGATGTGGACTTTTTGCTCACGATTAAGCCCAGCGGAAGTGGCAAGCCACAGAAGATCGAAATCACCAATGGTTCGTTGCTGTTTGTAGATGACGGTCAGCAGATTGCCTCGGACGTGACCGTGGCAACCATTGCGGCTGGCGCTGTTAAGAAGAGCGTTGAGAAAGCGACCAAAGATGTGATCTGCGACCTGGCTGGACAGGTCAGCTATGACCCCACCATTCAGCCCCGCGAGGTAACTGACAGGCAGGGCAACATCACCCACAAAGCTCAGCGTCTGGGCCGGATGTGGGTTCTTGCCGGGGATGTCTACAACTTGCCGCCAAACGCTCGGCCTGTTGTCTCGGCGGGAGGCTCTGTTGTCGAGGCTCAAGTGTTGGCTGAAGCCAGTCAGGCCAGTGAGTATGGCGGTGCGATTCGTTTGCGAGAAGCTCTGGGAGATTCTCGTGAAGTGCAGATCGTCACCACTTCAATGACACTCCGCGATTTCAAGCTTCTGGGCGAATCAACCCATGCTGGTGAGATCTGGAATCTGGAGGCTAAGGATGGAACGCGGTATCGCCTGAACACCATCCCTGGAAGCAAAATCGGCAACGCTGAAGTGATTGCCGAACTCGCTGATGATCGCTTCCGTACACAAACCGGTGGCCTGGTCAAATTCGCACCGGGGCTTGCGATTAAGAAAGCGCGCTCAGCCAAAAATGGTTATGAGGTCAATAAGGGGGGCACCTTGTTGTGGATCCCTCAGGAAACCCATGAAATCAACAAAGATATTTCTTTGCTGATGATTACTGACGGTCAATGGATTGAAGCCGGCACCGAAGTGGTGAAGGATATTTTCAGCCAGACTGCAGGGATCGTGAGTGTGACTCAGAAGAACGATATTCTTCGCGAAATTATTGTTCGTAGCGGCAGTTTCCATCTCTGTACGGAAAAGAAAGCGCTTGAGCGTTTCCAGGGCGATGGCGTCATGGTGAATCCAGGAGAAGCGATCGCTAAGGGCATCAGTACCGAAACGATGGTGTTTGTCCAAGCGGTTGAAACCCCTGAGGGCACTGGCCTGCTCCTCCGTCCTGTGGAGGAATACACGATTCCAAATGAGGCCCAGCTTCCTGATTTGGGTCATGTCAAGCAACCCAATGGACCCCATCTCGGGATCAAAGCCACCCAACGCTTGGCTTTCAAAGACAACGAATTGGTCAAATCGGTTGAGGGCGTTGAGTTGCTGCGTACTCAATTGATGTTGGAAACGTTTGACACCACACCGCAGATGACTGTGGACGTGGAAGCGGTGCCCGACAAGAGGGCCAAAACGATCGAACGACTCCAGCTCGTGATTCTGGAAAGCATTTTGGTGCGTCGCGACACCATTTCAGACTCCAGCCATGGCTCCACTCACACCGAACTCCAGGTGGAAGACGGGCAGTCCATTAAGGCGGGTGATGTTGTTGCCACCACCCAGATTCTCTGTAAGCAGGCTGGTGTCGCTGAGATGCCAGAAGCGACGGAAGATGAGCCCGTTCGGCGTTTGATCGTTGAAAGGCCTGAGGACACGATCACGATCAATACATCTGGAGCCCCCGTCGTCACCGTTGGTCAGCGCGTCGTGGATGGCGAAGAGCTGGCTCCTGGTCAGCCCTCCGATTGCTGCGGTGAAGTCGAGCAGGTTTCAAACGGCTCCATCACGATGCGTTTGGGCCGTCCTTACATGATTTCGCCCGACTCGCTTTTGCATGTGCGCGATGGCGATCTCGTCCAACGCGGTGACGGATTAGCTCTTCTCGTTTTTGAACGTCAGAAGACCGGTGACATTGTCCAGGGTCTACCTCGTATTGAGGAGTTGCTCGAGGCGAGGCGTCCCCGCGAGTCTTCGATTCTTTGCAAAAAGCCAGGAACCGTTGAAATCAAACAGGGCGAAGACGACGAGTTCACCACGGTGACCGTGATCGAGTCCGACGACGCGATCGCTGAGTATCCGATTCTTCTTGGTCGGAACGTGATGGTGAGTGATGGCCAGCAGGTGAAAGCTGGTGAGCTTCTGACAGACGGGCCCATCAACCCCCATGAGTTGCTGGAGTGCTTCTTTGAAGACCTGCGCAGCCGCAAGCCCTTGATGGATGCGGCTCAGGAAGCGATCGCCAAGCTTCAGCATCGCCTTGTGACTGAAGTGCAGAACGTCTACAAGTCGCAGGGCGTGGCGATTCACGACAAGCACATCGAAGTAATTGTTCGCCAGATGACCAGCAAAGTTCGGATCGAGGATGCTGGTGACACCACGCTGCTTCCCGGTGAGTTGATCGAACTCCGCCAGGTGGAAAACACCAATCAGGCGATGTCGATTACGGGTGGAGCGCCTGCCGAATTCACGCCAGTTTTGCTGGGTATTACCAAGGCATCGCTGAACACCGATAGCTTCATCTCTGCGGCTTCTTTCCAAGAAACCACTCGCGTGCTCACTGAAGCAGCGATCGAAGGCAAGAGCGATTGGCTACGGGGCCTCAAGGAGAACGTGATTATCGGTCGCTTGATTCCTGCCGGTACAGGCTTCAGTGGTTTTGAAGAGGAGTTGAGAGCGGAAGCTGGTCCTCATCCCGACATCCTCTCGGAGGATCCTGCTGGCTACCGCCGTATGCAGAACCTTCGCCCTGACTACACGGTGGATATGCCGGCAGCTCCTGCCGCCAAATCGACGGCTTTGCTTGACGATCCCAGTGCCGCAGACCTAGAGGCCACCCGCAGCCGCCATGGCATCGAGGCAGAGGCCAGCAATTTTGCTGCCTTTACACGTCCAGATGCCGATAACGAGCTTGCGGAAGAGCAAGTTTTGGATCCGGCTGCTGTGGAGAATCTGCAGGAGCAGGGTCTCTTAAGCGATGAATGA
- a CDS encoding DNA-directed RNA polymerase subunit gamma: MTNSNLRTENHFDYVKITLASPDRVMEWGQRTLPNGQVVGEVTKPETINYRTLKPEMDGLFCEKIFGPSKDWECHCGKYKRVRHRGIICERCGVEVTESRVRRHRMGFIKLAAPVSHVWYLKGIPSYVAILLDMPLRDVEQIVYFNCYVVLDAGDHKDLKYKQLLTEDEWLEIEDEIYAEDSEIENEPVVGIGAEALKQLLEDLELNAVAEQLREEIAGSKGQKRAKLIKRLRVIDNFIATDARPDWMVLDAIPVIPPDLRPMVQLDGGRFATSDLNDLYRRVINRNNRLARLQEILAPEIIVRNEKRMLQEAVDALIDNGRRGRTVVGANNRPLKSLSDIIEGKQGRFRQNLLGKRVDYSGRSVIVVGPKLKMHQCGLPKEMAIELFQPFVIHRLIRQNIVNNIKAAKKLIQRADDEVMQVLQEVIDGHPIMLNRAPTLHRLGIQAFEPKLVDGRAIQLHPLVCPAFNADFDGDQMAVHVPLAIEAQTEARMLMLASNNILSPATGDPIITPSQDMVLGSYYLTALQPDMHPIEFGDRSRTYSCLEDVIHAFEDNRITLHDWVWVRFNGEVEDEDEREEPITSETLSDGTRFEQWTYRRDRFDEDGALISRYILTTVGRVVMNHTIIDAVAAT, encoded by the coding sequence ATGACCAACAGCAATCTGCGTACAGAGAACCACTTCGACTACGTCAAAATCACACTCGCATCACCCGATCGGGTGATGGAGTGGGGCCAGCGCACCTTGCCGAATGGACAGGTGGTTGGAGAAGTGACCAAGCCTGAAACCATCAACTACCGCACGCTCAAGCCGGAAATGGACGGCTTGTTCTGCGAAAAGATTTTTGGTCCCTCCAAGGATTGGGAATGTCATTGCGGTAAGTACAAACGTGTCCGTCACCGCGGCATCATTTGTGAGCGCTGTGGCGTTGAGGTCACCGAGAGCCGGGTGCGACGTCACCGCATGGGCTTCATTAAGTTGGCAGCCCCGGTCTCCCATGTTTGGTATCTCAAAGGGATCCCTAGTTATGTGGCCATCCTTTTGGACATGCCTCTTAGGGATGTGGAGCAGATTGTTTATTTCAACTGCTATGTGGTACTCGATGCGGGCGATCATAAAGATCTGAAGTACAAGCAGTTGCTCACAGAAGATGAGTGGCTTGAAATTGAAGACGAGATTTATGCAGAAGATTCAGAAATTGAGAACGAACCTGTTGTTGGAATTGGTGCTGAGGCGCTGAAGCAGCTCCTGGAAGATCTCGAACTCAATGCTGTTGCTGAACAATTACGTGAAGAGATTGCTGGCAGTAAGGGGCAAAAACGCGCCAAACTGATTAAGCGCCTTCGGGTGATTGACAACTTCATTGCGACCGATGCTCGTCCTGATTGGATGGTGTTGGATGCGATCCCCGTCATTCCTCCAGATCTGCGCCCAATGGTGCAGTTGGATGGTGGACGTTTTGCAACCTCTGACCTCAACGATCTCTATAGAAGGGTCATTAACCGCAACAACCGTCTCGCCCGTCTTCAGGAAATTCTTGCTCCGGAAATCATTGTTCGCAATGAAAAGCGGATGCTCCAAGAAGCGGTTGATGCCCTCATCGACAATGGACGACGCGGTCGCACGGTTGTTGGAGCTAATAATCGTCCGCTCAAGTCCTTGAGCGACATTATTGAAGGTAAGCAAGGTCGTTTCCGCCAAAACTTGCTTGGTAAGCGTGTCGATTACTCCGGTCGTTCTGTGATCGTGGTGGGACCCAAGCTGAAGATGCATCAGTGTGGATTGCCTAAGGAAATGGCAATCGAGCTCTTCCAGCCGTTTGTGATTCACCGCCTGATTCGTCAAAACATCGTTAACAACATCAAGGCAGCGAAGAAGCTGATTCAGCGAGCTGACGATGAAGTGATGCAGGTGCTTCAGGAGGTGATTGATGGTCACCCAATCATGCTGAACCGAGCCCCAACACTCCACCGTCTTGGGATTCAGGCCTTTGAACCCAAGTTGGTGGATGGCAGAGCGATCCAGCTTCACCCCCTTGTTTGTCCAGCGTTCAACGCCGACTTCGACGGTGACCAGATGGCCGTCCACGTGCCGCTCGCGATCGAGGCACAAACGGAAGCCCGCATGTTGATGCTGGCGAGCAACAACATCCTGTCTCCAGCAACTGGCGATCCGATCATCACGCCATCCCAAGACATGGTGCTGGGCTCTTACTACCTAACGGCACTGCAGCCCGACATGCATCCCATTGAGTTTGGTGATCGCTCCCGCACCTACTCCTGTCTTGAAGACGTGATTCATGCCTTTGAAGACAATCGAATTACCTTGCACGACTGGGTTTGGGTTCGCTTCAACGGCGAGGTTGAAGATGAAGATGAGCGTGAAGAGCCCATCACCAGCGAGACCCTGAGTGACGGCACTCGCTTTGAACAATGGACCTATCGCCGTGATCGCTTTGACGAAGACGGTGCCCTGATCAGCCGTTACATCCTCACGACAGTGGGACGCGTGGTGATGAATCACACGATCATCGACGCGGTGGCAGCCACCTGA
- a CDS encoding high light inducible protein produces the protein MIEPSLIPKRKLPRFGFHTHTEKLNGRAAMLGFIALLVVEFKIGHGLLIW, from the coding sequence ATGATTGAGCCCTCTTTGATCCCCAAGCGGAAACTCCCTCGTTTTGGGTTTCATACTCACACTGAAAAGCTGAATGGTCGTGCTGCGATGCTCGGCTTCATTGCCTTGCTGGTTGTGGAGTTCAAAATTGGTCATGGCTTGTTGATCTGGTGA